Proteins encoded within one genomic window of Candidatus Baltobacteraceae bacterium:
- the glgB gene encoding 1,4-alpha-glucan branching protein GlgB, producing MILERYWTDPFSFLGAHIEGRTLVIRASLPQAERAFVVKRGGDKRFAMQRVDDDGLFEVRFGNTKPFDYTFEIASGDSKTTLEDPYRFGTILGDVDAHLIGEGTHRQLWRALGSHRRTVDGVDGVAFALWAPNALRVSVVGDFNDWDGRRHPMRKRVECGVWEIFIPGVWEGACYKYELERAGGGLLPLKADPLARYAQLRPQNASIVHAMHAPPWQDGAWMASRGARQRRDAPMSTYEVHLGSWRRRPNGEFLTYRDLAHQLLPYVADMGFTHVELLPITEHPFDGSWGYQPTGMFASTSRYGLPEDFRYFVERAHELDIGVLLDWVPGHFPNDEYGLAFFDGTHLYEHDDPRKGFHPDWNTLIYNHGRREVANFLVASALYWLEEFHVDGLRVDAVASMLYLDYSRREGEWIPNEHGGNENIEAIAFLKNLNATLATVTPDATAIAEESTSWPLVSRPVDEGGLGFGYKWNMGWMHDTLRYFGYDPIYRRYHQSDLTFSLVYAYSENYVLPFSHDEVVHGKRSLLEKMPGDRWQRFANLRMLLAFMYAHPGKKLLFMGDEFASVREWNHDAQLEWHLLDDPLHAGMQRLVRDCNRLYRSSPALYELDAEPRGFEWIDFQDAAHSVLAFARLGRDPETPAVVALLNATPVVHYGYRIGVPEAGRYAEALNTDSEHYGGSNVGNQGTVDSEAIPAHGRAHSIGVTLPPLATVIFVRVES from the coding sequence GTGATTCTCGAACGATACTGGACCGATCCCTTTTCGTTTTTAGGAGCGCACATCGAGGGGCGAACGCTCGTCATTCGCGCTTCGCTGCCGCAAGCCGAGCGCGCCTTCGTGGTCAAACGCGGTGGCGACAAACGATTTGCCATGCAGCGCGTCGACGACGACGGCCTCTTCGAAGTGCGCTTTGGCAACACGAAGCCGTTCGACTATACCTTCGAAATTGCGTCCGGCGACTCGAAGACGACGCTCGAGGACCCTTACCGCTTCGGCACGATCCTCGGCGACGTCGACGCTCACCTCATCGGCGAAGGAACGCATCGCCAGTTGTGGCGCGCGCTAGGATCGCACCGGCGGACCGTCGACGGCGTCGACGGCGTCGCGTTCGCGTTGTGGGCTCCCAACGCGCTGCGCGTCAGCGTGGTGGGCGATTTCAACGATTGGGATGGACGCCGTCATCCAATGCGCAAACGCGTCGAGTGCGGCGTTTGGGAGATCTTCATCCCGGGCGTCTGGGAAGGCGCCTGCTATAAGTACGAGCTCGAACGCGCCGGCGGCGGCCTCTTGCCGCTCAAAGCCGATCCGCTCGCGCGCTATGCGCAGCTGCGGCCGCAGAACGCGTCCATCGTTCACGCGATGCACGCGCCGCCGTGGCAAGACGGCGCGTGGATGGCGTCGCGCGGCGCTCGACAACGCCGCGACGCGCCCATGTCGACGTACGAAGTGCATCTGGGCTCCTGGCGGCGCCGTCCCAACGGCGAGTTCCTCACGTATCGCGATCTGGCGCATCAACTGCTTCCGTACGTCGCCGACATGGGGTTCACGCACGTCGAACTCTTGCCGATTACGGAACACCCCTTCGACGGGTCGTGGGGATACCAGCCGACCGGAATGTTCGCATCGACCAGCCGCTACGGCTTGCCCGAGGACTTCCGGTACTTCGTCGAGCGCGCGCACGAACTCGACATCGGGGTGCTGCTCGACTGGGTGCCGGGACATTTTCCCAACGACGAGTACGGGCTGGCGTTCTTCGACGGCACGCACTTGTACGAGCACGACGATCCGCGCAAAGGCTTTCATCCCGACTGGAACACGCTCATCTACAATCACGGACGGCGGGAGGTCGCGAACTTCTTGGTGGCGAGCGCCCTGTACTGGCTCGAAGAGTTCCACGTCGACGGTCTGCGGGTCGATGCGGTGGCGTCGATGCTGTACCTCGACTACAGCCGGCGCGAAGGCGAGTGGATCCCCAACGAGCACGGCGGCAACGAAAACATCGAAGCCATCGCCTTCCTGAAAAATCTCAACGCCACCCTGGCGACGGTAACGCCGGACGCGACGGCGATCGCGGAGGAGTCGACGTCCTGGCCGCTGGTCTCCCGTCCGGTCGACGAAGGCGGCTTGGGCTTCGGATACAAATGGAACATGGGATGGATGCACGACACGCTGCGTTACTTCGGCTACGATCCGATCTATCGGCGCTACCATCAGAGCGATCTCACCTTTTCGCTCGTCTATGCGTACAGCGAGAACTACGTGCTTCCGTTCTCGCACGACGAGGTCGTGCACGGCAAACGCTCGTTGCTGGAAAAGATGCCGGGCGATCGCTGGCAGCGCTTCGCCAACCTCCGCATGCTGCTGGCCTTCATGTACGCGCACCCCGGCAAGAAGCTGCTCTTCATGGGCGACGAGTTTGCATCGGTGCGCGAATGGAATCACGACGCGCAGCTCGAGTGGCACCTGTTGGACGACCCGCTGCACGCGGGCATGCAACGGCTCGTGCGCGACTGCAACCGGCTGTATCGCAGTTCCCCCGCCCTCTACGAGCTCGACGCGGAGCCGCGCGGTTTCGAATGGATCGACTTTCAAGACGCCGCCCACAGCGTACTCGCGTTCGCTCGGCTCGGACGCGACCCGGAAACGCCGGCCGTCGTAGCGTTGCTCAACGCAACCCCCGTGGTTCACTACGGGTACCGCATCGGCGTGCCCGAAGCGGGCCGGTACGCCGAAGCGCTCAATACCGACTCGGAACATTACGGCGGCAGCAACGTGGGCAATCAGGGCACCGTGGACAGCGAAGCGATTCCGGCGCACGGGCGCGCGCATTCGATCGGCGTTACGTTGCCGCCGTTGGCAACGGTGATTTTCGTTCGTGTTGAATCGTAA